Proteins from a genomic interval of Clostridium scatologenes:
- a CDS encoding ABC transporter permease, whose product MIINKKIKRTILESKSQYLGSLLLIIFSCLLFTMFNLVSVNLSGLLSSFEKDYKQEDATFMTSKKLDNPESLEARFNMILEEGKSFDYSISEHKTLRIFRENTKVNIPAIIEGKNLSNGGILIDPSYAKANKLDIGDSIKLYNQNFTISGFMSMPNYIYPLKSESDIMNDPNSFGIAVIDKYDFNNINRGNSFYAVRFNGDRSNLGKKTSELKDYLGSKNIVILSWMNVTDNPRVTYMTAKLSGIDKMSSSMPISILILTCILTGIIMLRMLKREAAIIGTLYALGYRKREIMKHYLMYPLLISLLGGILGTMLGIITLKPMISYYVSYFNIPVSSLRFDIAYLIMSILLPIVFLIVCSYFIVNKSLKASPVELMRGGREKNKVGFIEKNIKLDKLGFNTKFQIRELLRSIPRSIFLMLGIIMATMLLLMGFTAKSSLDYLMKNSFSEAFKYNYQYVFNSVQNGKPEKGEAFSEVPFALKSDNNLTFTVYGVSSDSKYIYFKNKAGNLLNSDKVIITRPLADKLNINSKDTIKAVNRLDSKEYSITIDDIAETYVGSYIYIPLDKLNAMLKFPPGSYTGLWSTERLSIPENKLLAFVTVDDMRNAFNTMTKPLQAVVGSIAFMSFIIGLIVIYVVTALTIEENKDNISLMKVLGYKNKEVYSLILNSSSFIVVLGYILGVPLLLASMNALFKSMTKDMNVSFPVTINYIYVIIGFIIIYLTYELSNLLSRKKINKISMAEALKSRIE is encoded by the coding sequence ATGATTATAAATAAAAAAATTAAGAGAACTATACTAGAAAGCAAATCTCAATATCTTGGTTCCTTACTGCTTATCATTTTTAGCTGTTTACTTTTTACAATGTTTAATTTGGTTTCTGTAAATTTATCAGGATTATTATCTTCTTTTGAAAAAGACTATAAGCAAGAAGATGCAACCTTTATGACAAGCAAAAAGTTAGACAATCCGGAATCCTTAGAAGCAAGGTTTAATATGATTCTGGAGGAAGGAAAATCCTTTGACTATTCCATATCAGAACATAAAACCTTAAGAATCTTTAGAGAAAATACCAAGGTTAACATACCTGCAATAATTGAAGGTAAAAATTTAAGTAATGGTGGTATACTTATTGATCCATCCTATGCAAAAGCTAATAAGTTAGATATTGGTGACAGTATAAAGCTATATAATCAAAATTTTACTATTTCTGGTTTTATGTCTATGCCAAATTATATATACCCTCTAAAATCAGAGTCAGATATTATGAATGATCCAAATAGCTTTGGTATTGCAGTAATTGATAAATATGATTTTAATAATATAAACAGAGGAAATAGCTTTTACGCTGTGAGGTTTAACGGCGATAGAAGTAATTTAGGCAAAAAAACATCTGAGCTTAAGGATTACCTAGGGAGCAAAAATATTGTCATTTTAAGCTGGATGAACGTAACTGATAATCCAAGAGTGACTTATATGACTGCAAAACTTTCTGGAATTGATAAGATGAGTTCCTCTATGCCCATAAGTATACTAATCCTTACCTGTATTCTAACTGGCATAATAATGCTAAGAATGTTAAAAAGAGAAGCTGCTATTATAGGAACTCTTTATGCACTAGGTTATAGAAAAAGAGAAATTATGAAGCATTATCTTATGTATCCTTTACTTATCTCATTGTTAGGTGGTATACTTGGAACTATGCTCGGTATAATAACCTTAAAACCCATGATTTCCTATTATGTATCCTACTTTAATATACCTGTAAGTTCTTTACGCTTTGATATAGCTTATTTGATAATGAGTATTCTGCTTCCTATAGTCTTTTTGATTGTTTGCAGCTATTTTATAGTAAACAAATCACTTAAAGCTTCACCAGTTGAGCTTATGAGAGGTGGCAGAGAAAAGAATAAGGTTGGCTTTATAGAAAAAAATATAAAACTTGATAAATTAGGCTTTAATACTAAATTTCAAATAAGAGAATTACTTAGAAGCATACCAAGAAGTATATTTCTTATGCTTGGCATTATTATGGCAACTATGCTGCTTTTAATGGGTTTTACAGCAAAAAGTTCTTTGGATTATCTTATGAAAAATTCCTTTAGTGAAGCCTTTAAATACAACTATCAGTATGTTTTCAATTCTGTACAAAATGGCAAACCAGAGAAAGGAGAAGCCTTCTCTGAAGTACCCTTTGCACTTAAATCAGATAACAATCTAACTTTTACGGTATATGGAGTAAGTTCTGATTCTAAGTATATTTACTTTAAAAACAAAGCAGGAAATCTACTAAATTCAGATAAAGTTATTATAACAAGACCTCTAGCTGATAAGCTTAACATAAATTCAAAGGATACCATTAAAGCTGTTAACAGGCTTGATTCAAAAGAATACAGTATAACTATTGATGATATTGCTGAAACCTATGTAGGCAGCTATATTTATATACCTCTTGATAAGCTTAATGCCATGCTTAAGTTTCCTCCTGGCAGCTATACTGGGCTTTGGAGTACAGAAAGATTGTCCATTCCAGAAAACAAACTGCTGGCTTTTGTAACAGTTGATGATATGAGAAATGCCTTTAACACAATGACAAAGCCACTTCAGGCTGTTGTAGGTAGTATAGCTTTTATGTCCTTTATAATTGGACTTATAGTAATATATGTTGTCACTGCTCTTACAATAGAGGAAAACAAAGATAATATATCTCTTATGAAGGTTCTAGGCTACAAAAATAAGGAGGTTTATTCTCTAATTTTAAATAGTTCCTCCTTTATAGTTGTACTGGGCTATATTCTTGGAGTACCACTGCTTCTTGCTTCCATGAATGCTCTCTTTAAATCAATGACCAAAGATATGAATGTATCCTTTCCAGTAACTATAAATTACATTTATGTTATAATTGGTTTTATTATTATATATTTAACCTATGAGCTATCAAATTTATTAAGCAGGAAAAAAATAAATAAAATTTCTATGGCTGAAGCTTTAAAATCCCGAATAGAATAA
- a CDS encoding cell wall-binding repeat-containing protein: MKRVKNKVLAAIMSAMIFSSLTMARPLVRVYASEANPINNVTINTNISTNQVTIQGSITSGSGKNVTIQVLDPNGSIDYIGQTVSSENGKFIFTFKSNNAVSGSYNAKIGGEEVTAPYQQAFSFSGGSSGGRDSSDSSKVPSPTANFQRISGADRMATSIAIAKEQFSSKQPDAVVLASGNDFPDALGGSGLAYKNNAPILLVGNSVNDSKAVFDYIANNLSKDKKIYALGGTASVSQEIFNYMTAQGYNLIRIGGKDRYETNKKIVDNLNVDKGTPIVITSGNNFADALSISSIASIKGYPILINDKDNLMANVGNYITSIQPSTIYVVGGTGVISANIETQIKNLNGNINIIRLGGQDRYETSTLIAEKFNLNTNIITIASGLNFPDALSGSVLAARKNSSVLLVDNNDVSRQKQLLNKQKITNVIVLGGEGSIKSSTVNSLLEK; encoded by the coding sequence ATGAAAAGAGTAAAAAATAAAGTACTTGCTGCTATTATGAGCGCTATGATATTTTCTAGTCTTACAATGGCAAGACCATTAGTAAGGGTATATGCTTCTGAAGCAAATCCTATAAATAATGTAACAATTAATACAAATATATCTACTAATCAAGTAACAATACAAGGAAGTATTACTTCAGGTAGTGGGAAGAATGTCACTATACAGGTATTAGATCCAAATGGTTCAATAGATTATATTGGTCAAACTGTTAGCTCTGAAAATGGCAAATTTATTTTTACATTTAAATCTAATAATGCAGTAAGTGGAAGTTATAATGCCAAAATAGGTGGAGAGGAAGTAACAGCTCCATATCAACAAGCATTTTCGTTTTCAGGAGGTTCATCAGGTGGTAGGGATTCATCAGACAGTTCTAAAGTTCCTTCACCAACAGCAAATTTTCAAAGAATATCAGGTGCTGATAGAATGGCTACATCTATAGCTATTGCAAAGGAACAATTTAGCAGCAAACAGCCAGATGCAGTAGTGTTAGCATCAGGGAATGATTTTCCAGATGCATTAGGTGGTTCAGGATTAGCTTATAAAAATAATGCACCAATATTGTTAGTTGGAAATTCTGTAAATGACAGCAAAGCTGTATTTGATTATATTGCTAATAACTTAAGCAAGGATAAAAAGATTTATGCATTAGGAGGTACTGCTTCTGTTTCTCAGGAAATATTCAATTATATGACTGCGCAAGGCTATAATCTAATTAGGATTGGTGGAAAGGATAGATATGAAACAAATAAAAAAATTGTAGACAACCTTAATGTAGATAAAGGTACTCCTATTGTTATTACTAGTGGGAATAACTTTGCAGATGCACTTAGTATATCAAGTATAGCTAGTATAAAGGGTTATCCAATATTAATAAATGATAAAGATAATTTAATGGCTAACGTTGGTAACTATATAACTAGCATACAACCATCAACTATATATGTTGTGGGAGGAACTGGAGTAATAAGTGCTAATATTGAAACACAAATTAAGAATTTGAATGGAAATATAAATATAATAAGATTAGGGGGACAAGATAGGTATGAAACATCAACACTTATAGCGGAAAAGTTTAATTTAAATACAAATATTATAACTATAGCTTCAGGATTGAACTTTCCAGATGCTTTAAGTGGATCAGTTTTAGCTGCAAGAAAAAATTCCAGTGTTTTACTTGTAGATAACAACGATGTAAGCAGACAAAAGCAGTTATTGAATAAGCAAAAAATAACTAATGTAATTGTATTAGGAGGGGAAGGTTCAATAAAAAGTAGTACAGTAAATTCATTATTAGAAAAATAG
- a CDS encoding glycoside hydrolase family 127 protein has protein sequence MNKKKIISIIVSGMFLFSSIPFNVSAVGIDGGKNISITAGVNQTYSNGLINYVPFQNVKINDNFWSSRIKTNIVVSIPHGIDKVTQTTIPNFVEAGKAVRGEAHGEVIGLADFGKGNGMVFQDSDLYKMMEAMSNAIAMDSQGDQEIIAKQAEFKAKLNEWISLVEAAQEKDGYLDTLYSAGYSDNQGNKFTIKDRFTNFSNHELYCMGHFIECAVANYRATGDKRLYNVAIKLADLLDNTFGPSPKRTEVPGHPEVEKALVYLSQLTDEISGKGTGDKYWKLAKFFIDERGKDKDKRTSGYNGDEYSIDVQPVTDLTKAPDGAHAVRAAFLFTGMADVAKINKDQSYLSVLDKLWDNLTNAKMYVTGGIGNTGSGEALGKDYDHPNQTSYLETCASLANGQFNKEMNSIYGDGEYVDILEKTLYNGTLVGVNLKGDEFTYSNPLQTSVSSRRSDWFSCACCPPNLMRTIASIGGNIYAQKDDNVYVNLYIGSETTIDVKASKVKIKQTSNYPWDGNITLSIDPTAAASFPVKLRIPGWETAGNYTVKVNGQDVDKTLDKGYVTINRIWKAGDKVTLNLPMDIQRIKADSRVAVDEGRVAFQRGPLVYCLEGTENNNIDVNNYVIKKDVKLTSEYKPDLLNGVTVIKGTAQAGKPNDYKTTDFTAIPYYAWNNVKDGGTSMVVWVMDTEPPYVAPTIASKAKASTSYCSSWEHLDAINNQCEPKDSHDRSNNVYGNWDKHGKQWVQYDFDKAYTISSSDVYWFTDDGGIQLPSKWNLQYFDAATSTWKDVEPVNQYHQLKYGVEPDKYNTCEFKTVTTTKLRLNVWAGKDQGGTEQSSGIIQWKVNEHSSDVSIDNFVVNSTFNLTSLQPGKILDAKTTVTNNKGFTKSVLAIVGLYDGNDKMVNVSFISKIISAGATESLDAGFKLPSDTTNYKVKVFVWDGTDLSSSAMQPISNMVTLP, from the coding sequence TTGAATAAGAAGAAAATTATATCAATAATAGTTTCTGGAATGTTTCTTTTTTCATCAATTCCTTTTAATGTAAGTGCAGTAGGAATAGATGGAGGGAAAAATATATCTATAACAGCTGGAGTGAACCAAACTTATAGTAATGGTTTAATTAATTATGTACCTTTCCAAAATGTAAAAATTAATGACAATTTTTGGTCCTCAAGAATAAAAACTAACATTGTGGTTTCAATTCCTCATGGTATTGATAAAGTAACTCAAACAACTATTCCAAACTTTGTGGAGGCAGGAAAAGCAGTAAGAGGAGAAGCACATGGTGAGGTTATTGGGCTTGCTGATTTTGGAAAGGGTAATGGAATGGTATTTCAAGATTCAGACCTATATAAAATGATGGAAGCAATGTCAAATGCTATTGCTATGGACTCCCAAGGAGATCAGGAGATAATTGCTAAACAAGCAGAATTTAAGGCTAAATTAAATGAATGGATTTCATTAGTAGAAGCAGCTCAGGAAAAGGATGGATACTTAGATACTTTATATTCGGCTGGATATTCAGATAATCAAGGAAACAAGTTTACTATAAAAGATAGATTTACAAACTTTTCGAATCATGAATTATATTGTATGGGACACTTTATAGAATGTGCTGTGGCTAATTATCGTGCTACAGGGGATAAAAGATTATACAATGTAGCCATTAAGCTGGCAGATTTACTTGATAATACCTTTGGACCTTCTCCTAAACGTACTGAAGTTCCAGGGCATCCAGAAGTTGAAAAAGCACTTGTTTACTTATCACAGCTTACAGATGAAATTAGCGGAAAAGGAACTGGGGATAAGTATTGGAAGCTAGCAAAATTCTTTATAGATGAACGTGGTAAGGATAAAGACAAGAGAACAAGTGGATATAATGGAGATGAATATTCAATAGACGTTCAGCCTGTTACTGATTTGACAAAAGCACCAGATGGTGCCCACGCTGTTAGAGCTGCATTTTTGTTTACAGGTATGGCAGATGTGGCAAAGATTAATAAGGACCAGTCATATTTAAGTGTGCTTGACAAGCTTTGGGACAACCTAACAAATGCCAAAATGTATGTTACTGGGGGAATTGGTAATACTGGTAGTGGAGAAGCTTTAGGAAAGGACTATGATCACCCTAATCAGACCTCCTATCTTGAAACCTGTGCTAGCTTGGCAAATGGGCAATTTAATAAAGAAATGAATTCTATATATGGTGATGGTGAGTATGTAGATATCTTAGAAAAAACACTATATAACGGAACTCTAGTAGGTGTTAATTTAAAAGGTGATGAATTCACTTATAGTAATCCTCTGCAAACTAGTGTTAGTTCCAGAAGATCTGATTGGTTTAGTTGTGCATGTTGTCCTCCTAACCTTATGAGAACTATAGCATCCATAGGAGGAAATATATATGCTCAAAAAGATGATAATGTTTATGTAAATCTTTATATTGGAAGTGAAACAACTATAGATGTTAAAGCGAGCAAGGTTAAAATTAAACAAACTTCAAATTATCCATGGGATGGAAATATTACTTTAAGTATTGATCCTACTGCAGCTGCTTCTTTTCCAGTTAAGCTTAGAATACCAGGCTGGGAAACAGCAGGAAATTATACTGTAAAAGTTAATGGACAAGATGTTGATAAAACTTTGGACAAAGGATATGTAACAATAAATAGAATCTGGAAAGCAGGAGATAAGGTTACATTAAATCTTCCTATGGATATTCAAAGAATTAAAGCAGATTCCAGAGTAGCAGTAGATGAGGGAAGAGTAGCTTTTCAAAGGGGGCCACTGGTTTATTGTCTTGAAGGTACAGAGAACAATAATATAGATGTAAATAATTATGTTATTAAAAAAGATGTAAAGCTTACTTCTGAATATAAACCTGACTTATTAAATGGAGTAACAGTTATAAAGGGAACAGCACAAGCAGGAAAACCTAATGATTACAAAACTACTGATTTTACAGCTATACCTTATTATGCATGGAATAATGTAAAAGATGGCGGTACTTCCATGGTAGTGTGGGTTATGGATACTGAACCACCTTATGTGGCACCAACCATAGCAAGTAAAGCTAAAGCTTCCACATCATATTGTTCATCATGGGAACATTTGGATGCTATTAACAACCAATGTGAACCAAAAGATTCCCATGATAGATCTAATAATGTATATGGTAATTGGGATAAGCATGGTAAGCAGTGGGTACAGTATGATTTTGACAAGGCCTATACAATAAGCAGTTCAGATGTATATTGGTTTACTGATGATGGTGGAATTCAGCTTCCAAGCAAGTGGAATCTTCAATACTTTGATGCAGCTACTTCTACTTGGAAAGATGTAGAACCTGTAAACCAGTATCATCAGTTAAAATATGGAGTAGAACCAGATAAGTACAATACTTGTGAATTTAAAACAGTTACTACAACAAAGCTAAGATTAAATGTATGGGCAGGTAAAGATCAGGGTGGTACGGAGCAATCATCCGGAATAATACAATGGAAGGTAAATGAACATTCAAGTGATGTTTCAATAGATAATTTTGTAGTAAATTCTACTTTTAATTTAACTAGTTTACAACCAGGGAAGATTTTAGATGCCAAAACTACTGTTACTAATAACAAGGGTTTTACTAAATCAGTGTTAGCCATTGTAGGACTTTATGATGGAAATGATAAGATGGTAAATGTATCGTTTATATCTAAAATCATATCAGCAGGTGCTACAGAGAGCTTAGATGCAGGGTTTAAATTACCATCTGATACAACTAATTATAAAGTAAAAGTATTTGTGTGGGATGGAACTGATTTATCATCTTCAGCTATGCAGCCAATATCCAATATGGTTACGTTACCATAA